The nucleotide window AGAAGAGAAGTGCATCGAAAAGAAATTGAAAAAAGTTAAAACTTTTTAAATTAATTAAAAGTAGATAATGAAACCAAATATTATTAATTTTCCTAAAATACAAGATCCAAGAGGGAATCTTACGTTTTTACAACATTCAAACCAAATTCCATTTGAAATAAAAAGATGTTTTTGGACGTACGATGTGCCTGGCGGTGAAATAAGGGGAGGGCATGCGTATAAAAATCAAAAGGAGATTATTATAGCTCTAAGTGGAAGTTTTGATGTTATAATAACAAATCTGGATGGGAGTGTTGAAAAGTACTCTTTGAATAGAAGTTATTATGGCTTATATTTACCTGCCAAAACATGGAGACATATAGAAAATTTTTCAAC belongs to Flavobacterium aquiphilum and includes:
- a CDS encoding sugar 3,4-ketoisomerase; the encoded protein is MKPNIINFPKIQDPRGNLTFLQHSNQIPFEIKRCFWTYDVPGGEIRGGHAYKNQKEIIIALSGSFDVIITNLDGSVEKYSLNRSYYGLYLPAKTWRHIENFSTNSLALHVSSEFFSTEDYIREFEEFKNVIDAE